The Chaetodon trifascialis isolate fChaTrf1 chromosome 17, fChaTrf1.hap1, whole genome shotgun sequence genome has a segment encoding these proteins:
- the arl4ab gene encoding ADP-ribosylation factor-like 4ab, which translates to MGNGLSDHHSVFPCLPSFQALHIVILGLDCAGKTTVLYRLRFNEFVNTVPTKGFNTEKIKVSLGGSRRTASFHFWDVGGQEKLRPLWRSYTRCADGIVFVVDSVDAERIEEAKTELHKITRLAENQGVPVLVVANKQDLRNSLSLAEMESMLALGELSTATPWHLQPACAIIGEGLQEGLEKLHAMIMKRRKMLRQQKKKR; encoded by the coding sequence ATGGGGAACGGATTATCAGATCATCACTCCGTCTTCCCCTGCCTGCCGTCCTTCCAGGCACTCCACATTGTCATTCTAGGACTGGACTGTGCGGGCAAGACCACTGTACTGTACCGCCTGCGTTTCAATGAGTTTGTGAACACTGTCCCAACTAAAGGCTTTAACACAGAGAAGATCAAAGTGTCACTTGGAGGTAGCCGACGGACAGCATCCTTCCACTTCTGGGATGTAGGTGGTCAGGAGAAGCTGCGGCCTCTGTGGCGCTCTTACACGCGTTGTGCTGATGGCATTGTGTTCGTGGTGGACTCGGTGGATGCTGAGCGCATTGAGgaggccaaaacagagctgcaCAAGATCACACGGCTGGCAGAGAACCAGGGCGTGCCAGTCCTGGTGGTGGCTAACAAACAGGACCTGAGGAATTCACTCAGTCTGGCTGAGATGGAGAGCATGTTGGCTCTGGGCGAGCTCAGCACCGCCACACCCTGGCACCTTCAACCTGCTTGTGCCATCATCGGTGAGGGACTACAGGAAGGTCTGGAGAAGCTGCACGCCATGAtcatgaagaggagaaagatgcTGCggcaacagaagaagaagagatga